The following coding sequences lie in one Eschrichtius robustus isolate mEscRob2 chromosome 10, mEscRob2.pri, whole genome shotgun sequence genomic window:
- the MYMK gene encoding protein myomaker encodes MGTLVAKLLLPTLSSLAFLPTVSIAAKRQFHMEAMVYLFTMFFVALYHACNGPGLSVLCFLRHDILEYFSVYGTALSMWVSLMALADFDEPKRSTLVMFGVLTIAVRIYHDRWGYGVYSGPIGTAVLIIAAKWLQQMKETRRLYPDKSVYTQQIGPGLCFGALALMLRFFFEDWDYTYVHSFYHCALAMAFVLLLPKVNKKAGSAGPPAKLDCSTLCCACI; translated from the exons ATGGGGACTCTCGTGGCCAAACTTCTCCTGCCCACCCTCAGCAGCCTGGCGTTCCTCCCCACGGTGAGCATTGCTGCCAAAAGGCAGTTCCACATGGAGGCCATGGTCTACCTCTTCACCATGTTCTTCGTGGCG CTCTACCACGCCTGCAATGGGCCCGGCCTGTCGGTTCTCTGTTTCCTGCGCCACGACATCCTGGAGTACTTCAGCGTCTACGGGACGGCCCTGAGCATGTGGGTGTCACTGATGG CACTGGCCGACTTCGATGAGCCCAAGCGGTCGACTTTGGTGATGTTTGGCGTCCTGACCATCGCTGTGCGGATCTACCATGACCGCTGGGGCTACGGGGTGTACTCGGGCCCCATCGGCACAGCTGTCCTCATCATCGCGGCCAAGTGG ctgcagcagatgaaggagacgAGGCGCCTGTATCCTGACAAGAGCGTGTACACCCAGCAGATAGGCCCCGGCCTCTGCTTTGGGGCGCTGGCCCTCATGCTGCGCTTCTTCTTTGAG gACTGGGATTACACCTACGTCCACAGCTTCTACCACTGTGCCCTGGCCATGGCCTTCGTCCTGCTGCTGCCCAAGGTCAACAAGAAGGCTGGAAGCGCGGGGCCCCCCGCCAAGCTGGACTGCTCCACCCTTTGCTGTGCTTGTATCTAA